One Engraulis encrasicolus isolate BLACKSEA-1 chromosome 5, IST_EnEncr_1.0, whole genome shotgun sequence DNA segment encodes these proteins:
- the rbfox1l gene encoding RNA binding protein fox-1 homolog 1-like isoform X1, giving the protein MLSSPTVILQPYGLPVYPQTASCYPGIVQGASAQEAGPASGDPTLPQVYAPPPSYPPAAGQGPPTSAGRLPPLDFSPAHPGADYQEHHQLRVFQGPQLEGPDSLSVNSADDSLAPVTSDPQALSVAVSAGGGSGSGSEEEGSGKAQPKRLHVSNIPFRFRDPDLRQMFGQFGKILDVEIIFNERGSKGFGFVTFESALEADRAREKLNGTIVEGRKIEVNNATARVVTKKPQSPLVNATSWKINPMMGAMYAPELYTVASFPYPVPTPTLAYRGPALRGRGRAVYNTIRSAATATPTAVPAYPGVVYQDGLYGTEVYGGYPAAYRVAQSASAATAAAAAAYSDGYGRVYASTTDPYHHSVGPTATYGVGTMASLYRGGYNRFTPY; this is encoded by the exons ATGCTCTCCTCCCCTACTGTGATTCTTCAGCCGTACGGACTCCCCGTCTACCCTCAGACAGCCTCATGCTACCCCGGTATTGTCCAG ggcGCCTCTGCCCAGGAGGCCGGCCCGGCCAGTGGTGACCCCACCCTGCCGCAGGTGTATGCCCCTCCCCCCTCCTACCCCCCGGCGGCAGGGCAGGGTCCGCCCACGTCCGCGGGCAGGCTGCCCCCGCTGGACTTCAGCCCCGCCCACCCCGGGGCCGACTACCAGGAGCACCACCAGCTGCGCGTGTTCCAGGGCCCCCAGCTTGAGGGGCCGGACTCGCTCTCGGTCAATAGCGCG GATGACTCCTTGGCTCCTGTGACCTCTGACCCGCAGGCTCTGAGCGTCGCCGTGTCGGCAGGGGGCGGATCAGGAAgtgggagtgaggaggagggctCTGGTAAGGCCCAGCCCAAGCGTCTCCACGTCTCCAACATCCCCTTCCGCTTCCGCGACCCTGACCTCAGGCAGATGTTTGGG CAATTTGGCAAGATCCTGGATGTGGAGATCATCTTCAATGAGAGAGGATCCAAG ggCTTTGGCTTCGTAACCTTCGAGAGTGCCCTTGAGGCAGACCGAGCTCGCGAGAAGCTCAACGGCACCATTGTGGAGGGGAGGAAGATCGAG GTGAACAATGCAACAGCCAGAGTCGTGACAAAGAAGCCTCAGAGCCCTCTAGTGAAtg CCACAAGCTGGAAGATCAACCCCATGATGGGAGCCATGTACGCCCCCGAGCTCTATACAG TAGCCAGTTTCCCCTACCCTGTGCCTACGCCAACTCTTGCTTACAGAGGCCCTGCCTTAAGAGGGCGTGGCAGAGCAGTCTACAACACCATTCGCTCAGCTGCCACGGCCACACCCACTGCTGTTCCAGCCTACCCGGG CGTGGTGTACCAGGACGGACTCTATGGAACTGAAGTTTAT gGAGGCTACCCTGCAGCATACAGAGTAGCCCAGTCCGcctcagcagccacagcagcagcagccgcagcctaCAGCGATGG GTACGGGCGTGTGTATGCCTCCACTACTGACCCCTATCACCACTCAGTCGGACCAACAGCCACTTACGGAGTTGGAACTATG GCGAGCTTGTACAGAGGAGGGTACAACCGATTCACTCCCTACTGA
- the rbfox1l gene encoding RNA binding protein fox-1 homolog 1-like isoform X2 — MLSSPTVILQPYGLPVYPQTASCYPGIVQGASAQEAGPASGDPTLPQVYAPPPSYPPAAGQGPPTSAGRLPPLDFSPAHPGADYQEHHQLRVFQGPQLEGPDSLSVNSADDSLAPVTSDPQALSVAVSAGGGSGSGSEEEGSGKAQPKRLHVSNIPFRFRDPDLRQMFGQFGKILDVEIIFNERGSKGFGFVTFESALEADRAREKLNGTIVEGRKIEVNNATARVVTKKPQSPLVNATSWKINPMMGAMYAPELYTASFPYPVPTPTLAYRGPALRGRGRAVYNTIRSAATATPTAVPAYPGVVYQDGLYGTEVYGGYPAAYRVAQSASAATAAAAAAYSDGYGRVYASTTDPYHHSVGPTATYGVGTMASLYRGGYNRFTPY, encoded by the exons ATGCTCTCCTCCCCTACTGTGATTCTTCAGCCGTACGGACTCCCCGTCTACCCTCAGACAGCCTCATGCTACCCCGGTATTGTCCAG ggcGCCTCTGCCCAGGAGGCCGGCCCGGCCAGTGGTGACCCCACCCTGCCGCAGGTGTATGCCCCTCCCCCCTCCTACCCCCCGGCGGCAGGGCAGGGTCCGCCCACGTCCGCGGGCAGGCTGCCCCCGCTGGACTTCAGCCCCGCCCACCCCGGGGCCGACTACCAGGAGCACCACCAGCTGCGCGTGTTCCAGGGCCCCCAGCTTGAGGGGCCGGACTCGCTCTCGGTCAATAGCGCG GATGACTCCTTGGCTCCTGTGACCTCTGACCCGCAGGCTCTGAGCGTCGCCGTGTCGGCAGGGGGCGGATCAGGAAgtgggagtgaggaggagggctCTGGTAAGGCCCAGCCCAAGCGTCTCCACGTCTCCAACATCCCCTTCCGCTTCCGCGACCCTGACCTCAGGCAGATGTTTGGG CAATTTGGCAAGATCCTGGATGTGGAGATCATCTTCAATGAGAGAGGATCCAAG ggCTTTGGCTTCGTAACCTTCGAGAGTGCCCTTGAGGCAGACCGAGCTCGCGAGAAGCTCAACGGCACCATTGTGGAGGGGAGGAAGATCGAG GTGAACAATGCAACAGCCAGAGTCGTGACAAAGAAGCCTCAGAGCCCTCTAGTGAAtg CCACAAGCTGGAAGATCAACCCCATGATGGGAGCCATGTACGCCCCCGAGCTCTATACAG CCAGTTTCCCCTACCCTGTGCCTACGCCAACTCTTGCTTACAGAGGCCCTGCCTTAAGAGGGCGTGGCAGAGCAGTCTACAACACCATTCGCTCAGCTGCCACGGCCACACCCACTGCTGTTCCAGCCTACCCGGG CGTGGTGTACCAGGACGGACTCTATGGAACTGAAGTTTAT gGAGGCTACCCTGCAGCATACAGAGTAGCCCAGTCCGcctcagcagccacagcagcagcagccgcagcctaCAGCGATGG GTACGGGCGTGTGTATGCCTCCACTACTGACCCCTATCACCACTCAGTCGGACCAACAGCCACTTACGGAGTTGGAACTATG GCGAGCTTGTACAGAGGAGGGTACAACCGATTCACTCCCTACTGA
- the rbfox1l gene encoding RNA binding protein fox-1 homolog 1-like isoform X3 produces MFGQFGKILDVEIIFNERGSKGFGFVTFESALEADRAREKLNGTIVEGRKIEVNNATARVVTKKPQSPLVNATSWKINPMMGAMYAPELYTVASFPYPVPTPTLAYRGPALRGRGRAVYNTIRSAATATPTAVPAYPGVVYQDGLYGTEVYGGYPAAYRVAQSASAATAAAAAAYSDGYGRVYASTTDPYHHSVGPTATYGVGTMASLYRGGYNRFTPY; encoded by the exons ATGTTTGGG CAATTTGGCAAGATCCTGGATGTGGAGATCATCTTCAATGAGAGAGGATCCAAG ggCTTTGGCTTCGTAACCTTCGAGAGTGCCCTTGAGGCAGACCGAGCTCGCGAGAAGCTCAACGGCACCATTGTGGAGGGGAGGAAGATCGAG GTGAACAATGCAACAGCCAGAGTCGTGACAAAGAAGCCTCAGAGCCCTCTAGTGAAtg CCACAAGCTGGAAGATCAACCCCATGATGGGAGCCATGTACGCCCCCGAGCTCTATACAG TAGCCAGTTTCCCCTACCCTGTGCCTACGCCAACTCTTGCTTACAGAGGCCCTGCCTTAAGAGGGCGTGGCAGAGCAGTCTACAACACCATTCGCTCAGCTGCCACGGCCACACCCACTGCTGTTCCAGCCTACCCGGG CGTGGTGTACCAGGACGGACTCTATGGAACTGAAGTTTAT gGAGGCTACCCTGCAGCATACAGAGTAGCCCAGTCCGcctcagcagccacagcagcagcagccgcagcctaCAGCGATGG GTACGGGCGTGTGTATGCCTCCACTACTGACCCCTATCACCACTCAGTCGGACCAACAGCCACTTACGGAGTTGGAACTATG GCGAGCTTGTACAGAGGAGGGTACAACCGATTCACTCCCTACTGA
- the rps9 gene encoding 40S ribosomal protein S9, whose amino-acid sequence MPVARSWVCRKTYVTPRRPFEKSRLDQELKLIGEYGLRNKREVWRVKFTLAKIRKAARELLTLDEKDQKRLFEGNALLRRLVRIGVLDEGKMKLDYILGLKVEDFLERRLQTQVFKLGLAKSIHHARVLIRQRHIRVRKQVVNIPSFVVRLDSQKHIDFSLRSPYGGGRPGRVKRKNAKKGQGGSGGADDEEED is encoded by the exons ATGCCCGTTGCCAGGAGTTGGGTGTGTCGCAAGACATACGTTACCCCCCGTCGTCCCTTCGAGAAGTCCCGTCTCGACCAGGAGTTGAAACTCATTG GCGAGTATGGTCTGAGGAACAAGAGGGAAGTGTGGAGGGTCAAGTTCACTCTGGCCAAGATCCGCAAAGCTGCCAGAGAGCTGCTCACCCTGGACGAGAAGGACCAGAAGCGTCTCTTTGAAG GTAATGCCCTGCTCAGGCGTCTGGTGAGGATCGGTGTGCTGGATGAGGGCAAGATGAAGCTCGATTACATCCTGGGCCTGAAGGTGGAGGACTTCCTGGAGAGGAGACTGCAGACCCAGGTCTTCAAGCTGGGCCTGGCCAAGAGCATCCACCACGCCCGTGTGCTCATCCGCCAGAGGCACATCCG TGTGCGCAAGCAGGTTGTGAACATCCCATCCTTCGTGGTGAGGCTGGACAGCCAGAAGCACATCGACTTCTCCCTGCGCTCTCCATACGGCGGTGGCCGCCCCGGCCGCGTAAAGAGGAAGAACGCCAAGAAGGGCCAGGGTGGCTCTGGAGGAgctgacgatgaggaggaggactaa
- the mboat7 gene encoding lysophospholipid acyltransferase 7, with protein MSPDELVYLGFIALSIPVGFLFRYLSPPVKQGAALLVGLTVTITTCQVHTLHSLITILGTWVIIKLNWRRAPALSLGWTFLYLLFFRKAEDLGLPRPTPFSNAIQLILTLKMVSLANEVKTFHQEKKNEVSSFAKSPVVGGLSSEPSLYDVISYSYCYVGIMTGPFFRYQTFVDWLQQPSPQSLPGREPCLLRLRMVPVYGALFLVFNHYFPLDYVRGDKFQDQFLQHNFFFRFFYMIVTFFVFRMRFYAAWCGAEAGCISAGLGCYPEGAQSKPGGGPTVQYNPDPDAPVKYDFRTIQNIDCYNTDFCVKVRHGMRYWNMTVQWWLHHYIYPNAPFKAYALRAGWTMLISAYWHGLHVGYYLSFLTIPLCIAAESAMEACVRSRLGERGQAVFDWVHWFLKMRAYDYMCMGFVLLRADDTLHYWHSIYFSMHLVALACIVVGRVMKKGGGGRREKKSEGGEREGVKEGTATETAEVEKSREDQDGGKPKAE; from the exons ATGTCACCAGATGAGCTGGTCTACCTGGGGTTCATTGCTCTTTCCATACCTGTTGGCTTCCTTTTCCGTTACCTca GTCCCCCAGTGAAACAGGGGGCGGCATTGCTGGTGGGTCTGACCGTGACCATCACAACATGTCAAGTCCACACCCTGCATTCTTTAATCACCATTTTGGGAACATGGGTCATCATTAAGCTGAATTGGAG GAGAGCTCCCGCCTTGTCTCTGGGATGGACgttcctctacctcctcttcttCCGCAAGGCCGAGGACTTAGGCCTGCCCAGGCCCACACCCTTTTCCAACGCCATTCAGCTCATACTCACCCtcaag ATGGTGAGCTTAGCCAATGAGGTGAAGACTTTTCACCAAGAGAAGAAGAATGAAGTGAGCTCATTCGCCAAATCCCCCGTGGTGGGTGGGCTTTCCAGCGAGCCCTCCCTTTATGATGTCATATCCTATAGCTACTGTTATGTGGGAATAATGACGG GTCCGTTCTTCAGGTACCAGACGTTTGTCGACTGGCTGCAGCAGCCGAGTCCTCAGTCCCTGCCGGGCCGGGAGCCTTGCCTGCTGCGGCTGCGCATGGTGCCCGTGTACGGGGCTCTCTTCCTAGTCTTCAATCACTACTTCCCCCTCGACTACGTACGCGGCGACAAGTTTCAAGACCAGTTTCTGCAGCATAACTTCTTTTTCAG GTTCTTCTACATGATTGTGACGTTTTTCGTCTTCCGGATGCGGTTCTATGCGGCGTGGTGCGGCGCGGAGGCCGGCTGCATCAGCGCAGGACTGGGCTGCTACCCAGAGGGGGCGCAATCCAAGCCTGGAGGGGGCCCCACCGTTCAATACAA CCCGGACCCTGACGCTCCGGTGAAGTATGACTTCAGGACCATCCAGAACATCGACTGCTACAACACAGACTTCTGTGTGAAGGTGCGCCACGGCATGCGCTACTGGAACATGACCGTGCAGTGGTGGCTGCATCACTACATCTACCCCAACGCCCCTTTCAAGGCCTACGCCCTCAg ggctgGCTGGACCATGCTGATCAGCGCCTACTGGCACGGCCTGCACGTGGGCTACTACCTGTCCTTCCTGACCATCCCGCTGTGCATCGCCGCCGAGTCGGCCATGGAGGCGTGCGTGCGGTCGCGGCTGGGCGAGCGTGGCCAGGCCGTCTTCGACTGGGTCCACTGGTTCCTGAAGATGCGCGCCTACGACTACATGTGCATGGGCTTCGTGCTGCTGCGTGCTGACGACACGCTCCACTACTGGCACAGCATCTACTTCAGCATGCACCTGGTGGCGCTGGCGTGCATCGTCGTGGGGCGCGTGatgaagaagggagggggagggcgGCGGGAGAAaaagagcgagggaggagagagggaaggggtgaAGGAGGGGACGGCGACAGAAACGGCAGAGGTGGAAAAGAGCAGGGAGGACCAAGATGGTGGAAAGCCAAAGGCCGAGTGA